DNA sequence from the Bdellovibrio bacteriovorus genome:
AATTCAAGTTTTGTTTCCACAATCTTAAAAGAACGCCGGTGCCGTCAAAGCTTTATCAATCGCAAATGCGCAGTTGATCAGTCCGACGTGACTGTACGTCTGCGGGAAGTTCCCCCATTGGCTTTGAGTTTCAACGTCAAAGTCTTCACTCATAAGACCGACGTGATTTTGCGTTTGAATAATGCTTTGAAGAATTTCCTGCGCTTCCTGCGCGCGACCCATTTGGGCTAAGGCTTCGATATACCAAAAACTACAAGCCAAAAATGCCGACTTCTGATGACCAAAATCATCCGCGTGTTTGTAGCGAAGAAGGAATCCTGGTGAAAGCATCAGTTCCTTTTCAATAGCTTCGATATGTTTCAACGCGATTTCTTTGGGTTTATCATGAAAGTACCCCAGAGTGATCAGCTGCAAGGCACTCGCATCAAGCTCTTCAGAACCCAATGCCTGAGCATAGGCCTGTTTTTTCTGCGAGTAACATTTTTCCAGAAGCTCACTTGCATAGTTCATCGCTTTTTCTGCGCGCACTGCGAGCTCTTCATCGTTCATAAGGCGTGCGACTTTGCGAACCGCAGCACTCCCCGCCCAATGGAACATCAAAGTGTAAGAATGAATCGCTTGTTTGCCACGGAACTCCCACACACCGTTATCGGGTGTCTCCATTGTTTTTTCAATGTAACGCAAAATACTTTTCATCAATCGCACCGAGCTTTGGTCAACTCGTCCCACCAATCGCTCGTCGATAAAAAGTCGAAAGACCGCCAGAAGGATTTGTCCGTAGGCATCGTGCTGGATCTGCATAGAGGCCTGGTTTCCGACACGCACCGGTTTATTTCCCATGTAACCGTGAAGCTCTAACTCGATTTCCGTCATCTCTGGTGAGCCATCTATACAGTACACAGGTTGTAATGAAGCAAGATCATGGGGATTTAGGTTTTCGACGAAGTGAGCATACTTTTCCATTTCATCGAAATGTCCCAATGAATTTAAAGCCGACAACGTATAGTAAGTATCGCGCAACCAACAGAAACGATAATCCCAGTTTCTGCCTTCATCGTGAATCTCTGGAAGACTTGTGGTGCAAGCGGCGATGATACCACCGGTATCTTCATACTGATGAAGTTTCAAAGCTAAAGCGGACCGAATAACTTCTTTTTGAAAAATATGCGGCAAATGACAGTTTTCAACCCACTTCGTCCAATAATTTTTTGTTCTTTTATAGAAGTCTTCGAAAGTCGCTTGCAGGGGGCCTTCTAAAGGAATTCCCCACGATAAAACAAAATATAAATCTTCTGTAACAGTGAATTCTTTTTCTTCGACTATATAGGTGAGCGAAGCATTTGTTGTAAGACGCACGGGTTGCTCTAAACCTTCATATCGAATGTGATTACTTCCCAACATGACTCGAGGCTGAATTTTCCCGTAATCACCGACAGGATTGCATTTCACCGTGATGCGCGGACGACCTGATAATTTTTTAATTTTGCGAAAGAGCATCAAGGGCTTATGATAGCGTTCGAACAAATTGAATCGTGGGGCGAAGTCGATCACCTCAAAGGCACCATCTGTTGTTTCGATGCGAGTCGAAAGTATGTTGGTGTTCTTAATATAAGATTGCGACGACGAAAAATTCTTCCCCGACGGTGTGAATGAAAACTGTCCGCCTTTTTCTGGATCTAGCAGCGGACCAAAAATGAAGCTGGAATCGAATCTTGGCCAGCACAACCAGCTAATATTAGCCTTCGTATCTACTAATGCTGTGTAGGCGCAGTTGCCTATCAAGCCGTGATCATAACGATGAGGTGAACTAAACGTAGCGCTTTCCATTTTCAGACCTTTCTTTGAAACCAAAATCCCATTTCATTTTCGGAGGACCTTGATGTCAGAAAAACCAAAACGAATTTTTATCAGCAACAGATTGCCATTCAACATCACTGCTGACGGCGAACTGAAAAGAGGTAGTGGCGGACTTGTCTCTGCGTTGCTCGGAGTCAGTCTTGATGAGCCGTTTGCCTGGTTTGGTTTTGACACCGACAAAGACGAAGCAGAGCGACTGCAAAACAAAGTCCGCGAAGCTCACCCTCACTTACAAAGTTATCCTGTTTATATTTCGAAAGAAAGATACGAAAAGTACTATGATGGATTTTCTAACGAAATCATCTGGCCTCTTTTCCATTATGAAAGTCAATTGACAGGTTTCATTCGTGAAAATTGGGAGGCTTACAAAGAAGCAAACCAAATCATGGCAGATGAAATTGTTAAAGTGGCAACTGACAAAGATACGATCTGGATACATGACTTCCACTTTCTGCTATTGCCCAAAATGATTCGCGAACGTTTACCCGGTGTGAAGATCGGATTCTTTCTGCACATTCCGTTTCCAAGTGCTGAGCTGTTTCGGCAGCTTCCCGTGCGCGAAGAACTTCTTTCAGCAATGCTGCATTCAGATCTTATCGGGTTTCACGAACATTCTTACTTAAGACAATTTACCGTGAGCTTAAAATCCATTTTAGGATTGGATACTTCTTTCTTTAAGGCTGACTTGAATGGACATACGGCCCATCTAGGAGTTTACCCAATCAGTATCGAAAGCGACGCCTATAAGGCAAAGGCCTCGTCGCCCGAGGTACAGCAAAAATGTGACTACTATGCAAGCGTCAGCAATGTTCCCTTCACTCTTTTGGGCGTGGACCGTTTAGATTATACGAAGGGTTTGGTTTTAAAACTGCGCGGCCTTCATCGCGCATTCACTAAATATCCTGAGCTTATAGGGAAGATTTCTCTTTTACAGATCGCCGTGCCCACGCGAGAAAATGTTCCTGCCTATATGGATCTAAAAAAAGAAATCGAACAGCTGGTCGGTTCTATCAATGGTCAGTTTGGAACTCCCGAATACATTCCCGTCCACTACATCTTTAAATCTATTTCTGAGGTGGAATTACTGGCTCTCTATCGAAGCTCCAACGCGGCATTAGTCACAAGCAAGCGGGACGGAATGAATCTTGTCGCCATGGAATATGTCATGGCCCAAGACCTGGAAACGCCAGGATCGTTGATTTTAAGTGAATTTGCAGGAGCTTCGTCAATGCTCAGCGATGCCCTGATCGTAAACCCTTGGGATGTCGACGCGATCGCCGATGCGATCAAACAGGCGTTTGAAATGAGTTTTGAAGAACGCTACGAAAGACTGTCACATCTACAGGAAATTCTTTCTCGTTACTCTTCTACAAAGTGGGCATTGGCTTTTCTAAAGGACCTAGAACAAATCACCCAGATCTCAAGCAAGAAGGTCGTAGATATTCAAGCACCGCCTGAATCATGGCCGAAGGCATTACATAAAGCTCTGCAAACAAGAAAAATGAAAGTCGTTTTAGATTACGACGGCACTGTCGTCGCTTTAGCCAAGCGTCCTGAGTTAGCCACTCTTTTAGAAGAAACAAAACATCTTTTGCTATCACTTCATGAAAAAATGGAAGTCTTTGTTATTAGTGGACGCTCTAAGGAATTCTTAGAATCACAGTTTGCGGATATGCCTATTGGTTTAGCGGCAGAACACGGCGCCTACTTTAAGTTTCCAGGAGAGGCTTGGCAAAGTCGAATCGCTTCAGAAATTCAGGCGTGGTATCCACAAATTGAAAAGGTTATGAATGATTATTCAGACCGAGTGCCGTTAGCTTGGGTGGAAAAAAAGAGTGCTTCCTTAGTGTGGCACTTCCGTCAATCACCGGCTGACTTCGCTAATTTCCAAGCTAAAAAGCTGCATGATGAACTTCAAATAGGAATGGCGAATGAGCCGGTCTCTATCGCGATGGGTTCAAATATTGTCGAGGCTAAGGCTATTGAGTGCAACAAGGGAAGCTTCTTGCGCTGGCTTCTTCAGTTAGGAAACACAGACGCGGGTTCAATTATTTGCATCGGTGATGACCGAACGGATGAAGATATGTTCAGAGCTCTGGGAGAGACAGGGTTCTCGATTAAAGTGGGGCCAGGCATCACCGAAGCTCATTATCGCTTACGCAATCAGAAAGAAGTTATCGCTTTCCTACATGAACTGGTGATTGCAAAAGCAAGCATCGTCGCTTCCAAACACTTTGAACAGCGTCGCGAAAACGATGCTACCTATTAACAATCTTCTTTTCAGCAGGCAGCTCCTTAACTTTAATAAATTTAAGTTGAAGCTGCTTGCTGCTCCATTCTCGAGTCCTATTTAAAAGGGCTAAATCACTATTCAGTTTCTTTCCGTAAGAGGGAATGATTTCTTTAATTTTAGTTTGCCATTCCGGCGTCTGCATACGTCCCTTAAAAGATCTTTCAACTAAAGTGATCATGATCGGAGCCGCGGTTGAAGCCCCCGGCGAAGCTCCTAAAAGAGCCGCAATGGAGCCGTCTTCGGAACCAACAATTTCGGTACCGAATTCCAGCACGCCGCCTTTTTCTTCGTTCTTCTTTACAATTTGCACTCGTTGTCCCGCGATCTCTAATTTCCAATCGGCCTTTTCAGCGTTAGGAAAGTATTCACGCAGGGTCGCAATTCGTTCATCTTCGCTCAGCAGAAGTTGCTCAATCAAATAACGAGTCAGAGGAATATTATCCAACCCCGCTTTTATCATCGGCATTATGTTGCTGGCATTTAAAGACTTGAATAAATCCCACCAAGAACCGTTCATTAAAAATTTAGTAGAGAAAGTAGCAAAGGGACCAAATAATAAAGCCTTTTTTCCATCAATCACACGAGTGTCTAAATGTGGAACCGACATGGGTGGCGAGCCCACCGAGGCTTTGCCATAAACTTTAGCCTGATGGCGTTCGATCAGAGCCTCGTTCGTTGTCACCAGCCACTCCCCGCCGACAGAAACTCCTCCATAACCTTTTGCTTCGGGAATGCCACTTTTTTGCAAAAGCTTCAAGGCGCCTCCGCCAGCGCCGATGAAGACAAACTTCGCCTTATAAGCCTTGTACGAATTATTTTCTAAATCTTTGACGATTACATTCCAAGTAGAGTCTTCGTTCCTTTTGATATCGCGCACTTCATGGCGCAAATTGATTTTTACATCGGCATAGGTGGACATGTGCTCAAAAAAAGCTTTGGTCAAAGATCCAAAGTTGACGTCTGTCCCAATATCCATGCGAGTGGCCGCAATTCTTTGCGTAGAATCACGCCCCTCCATCACCAAAGGAATCCACTGCCTGATCTCGTCGTGATTTTCTGAGTACTGCATGCCTCTAAAAAGAGGTTCCTGTTGAAGAGCATCGTAACGCTTTCTCAGATATTTTACATTGTCTTCACCCCAGACAAAACTCATGTGGGGAACGTTGTTTATAAAAATTTTGGGATCGGGAAGAACCTTTTGTTGGACTTGATAAGCCCAGAACTGTTTTGAAACTTCAAACGATTCATTAATGTCGACGGCCTTTTTAGTGTTGATACTGCCGTCGGTATTTTCCGGAGTGTAGTTGAGTTCACAAAATGCGGAATGCCCCGTTCCGGCATTATTCATAGCCGCAGAACTTTCTGCCGCCACCGCATCCAATCTTTCAAAGACTTCCAAACTCATCTTAGGATCAAGCTCTTTCAGTAAAGTCCCTAACGTGGCGCTCATAATACCACCGCCAATCAATATGGTGTCGACGGACTTTTCCACTGGCGGGTTGTTTGAACACGCCAGCAAGCTGAAGCACAGTAATAACAAAAACAATCTTTTCATAAATTTTTCCTGTTATAAGAAAACTTCATGTTCGACTGATTTTGTCAGAATCTAAATAGGTATTTTAACATGGCACGCGCACTACGCGCGAACGTAGTGATGAACCATACTGACTAAATCGGCGGAGTTAATAGGTTTCGTCAAATGATCTGTGTATCCAACGCTTAGACACTTTCTGCGGACTTCCGCCATCGCATGCGCGGTCAACGCGATGATAGGTTTTTTATAACCTTTTTCACGCAATTGTTGAGTTGCAGTATAGCCATCCATTTCTGGCATCTGAATATCCATAAGAATGATGTCGTAGTCGCCCTCTAAAGCCTTGGCTTGTGCCACCAATCCATTATCAACAACGTCAGAGTTTGCTCCCGCTCGCCGTAAGAAATGTTTAATAAGGCGTTGGTTGTCAGGTGTATCGTCAACAACTAAGACTTTAATTCCAGTCAAAGGCTTATCAGATTCACCACCCGATTCCGTCGATGATAACGGAGCCACCACCGGAATCACGGCCTTTTTCTTTTCCGGTTGATCGGCAATCGTCACTAAGAAGGTACTGCCTTTGCCCATCTGACTTTCTTTAACAACAACGTCCCCGCCTAACACTCGCGCCAAACGCCGAGAAAGTGAAAGACCCAAGCCTGTGCCACCGAACTTTCTAGTCACTGAACTGTCGGCTTGCACAAAAACTTCAAAAATTCTTTCATGTTGATCGGGCTGAATACCAATACCGGTATCAATGACTTCAAATGCAGCCACTGTCCGGCCATTTTCAGTCTGACCAAAGGTGCGAATAGAAACACTTCCGGAGTGAGTGAATTTAATCGAGTTACTCACAAGATTAATAAGAATTTGCTGCACGCGCGTTGGATCTGAGTGAATTTCTGCTGGAGTCGACGGATCACGTTCAAAACCCAGCTTTAAACCTTTCTCTGAAGCATTCACACGCAAAAGAGAAATCACATCGTGAGCAACGGTTTCAGGTTTCAAAGGCAGAAACTCTAAGGCCATTTGCCCGGCTTCTACTTTGGAAAGATCCAGAATGTCGTTGATAATCACCGTCAGCTGATTCCCGTTTCTTTGCAGGACTTCAAGATAATTTACGCGCTCTTCATAAGGAAGATCAGGATCACGCAAAAGATCGGCAAAACCCATGATGGCACCCAACGGCGTGCGAATTTCATGAGACATATTTGCCAAGAAGGCGGACTTCAGTTCGTTTGCACGGACGGCTTCGCTTTTAGCAGCTTCAAGATCCTTTCGGGCCGTCACCCGATCGGTGACATCGATGGCGTGATCATAAACGCCGTAGGGGTTTCCATGAGCGTCTTTAATTTGAATGTAAGTGAAATCAAAATAGCGTTCTTCAATCGGACCAAATTCAGTGCGACGTATGGGCACAGGGAACTCAACTCCCACAAAAGGTTCTCCGGTTCGGAGTACGTTTTTGACAAGTTCGCCAAATTGACCAAGTTCAGGCAAAGCTTCTAAGAAAGGGCGACCTTGCAGATCCCGTCCCGGGAAAATTTTCTGATACTCACTGTTCAGCTTTTCAAACACCATGTCTTCGCCCACCCACAGGGCCATGGCCGCAGGAGAGACGTGAAAGATGGCATCTAATTTGTGCTGCTCTAATGCGAGCGTCTGTTTTGAAGCTTCCAATTCCTTTCGCATTTCAACATGCGTAGTTACTTCAGAAGCTAAAACCATAACTCCGTTGATTCTCCCGTCGTCATCGCGACGGGCACTGTATGTTAGATTGAAATAACGGATTCGATCTCCTAATGTCACCGGTATCTCGTAGTGATGAGTTGTCACACCTGTGTTATAAACGTCATCAAGAAGCCCGTGCACCTCGACAGATTCGGGCTGCGCCTCGCGCACCTTCATCCCGGTCGCATCAAATCCGAGCAGTCTTATATGCGCCTCATTCACGAATTCAAACTGGTGTTCTGGGCCTCTCAAGATACACACAAGATGAGGTGTATCTTTAAATAGAGAGCGAAAATTACTTCGCTCGTTCTCAACCAGGGCCTTGGCTTTTTCTAAGGCGACTCGAGACAGAACTTTTTCAGTAACATCCGTACCCTCGATCAAAATACCAACGACATTTCCATGGTCAGAAAGAATAGGCTGATAAGTGAAATCCAAAAATCTCTCTAGGCGTCCCAAGGCTCCATTAAAATAAACCGGAACCTCCAAACCCTTGTACGGAGTCTTCGTTTGAGAAACAGTATGCAAAATATCCAGAAGACCCTGCTCTTCCAGTTCGGGCAGAGCTTCTTCGACCCTCTTACCAATAATCTCGTTGTGCCCGATCAATTCAAAAAATTTCTGATTGCCGAATTTAAAAATAAAATGCGACCCTTCAACGAACGCCATAAAGGAAGGCGAATTTTGAAATACCTGAATCAACAAGGTTGCGTTAGACTGATCGAAATTAATGGTTTTCATGGGGTCCTCAAGGAGCTAATCATGCGTACCGATTGGGCTCACATGTGTCTTCCGATATTGCTACGTGTCGCCTCTAAGCTCAAA
Encoded proteins:
- a CDS encoding glycoside hydrolase family 15 protein; amino-acid sequence: MESATFSSPHRYDHGLIGNCAYTALVDTKANISWLCWPRFDSSFIFGPLLDPEKGGQFSFTPSGKNFSSSQSYIKNTNILSTRIETTDGAFEVIDFAPRFNLFERYHKPLMLFRKIKKLSGRPRITVKCNPVGDYGKIQPRVMLGSNHIRYEGLEQPVRLTTNASLTYIVEEKEFTVTEDLYFVLSWGIPLEGPLQATFEDFYKRTKNYWTKWVENCHLPHIFQKEVIRSALALKLHQYEDTGGIIAACTTSLPEIHDEGRNWDYRFCWLRDTYYTLSALNSLGHFDEMEKYAHFVENLNPHDLASLQPVYCIDGSPEMTEIELELHGYMGNKPVRVGNQASMQIQHDAYGQILLAVFRLFIDERLVGRVDQSSVRLMKSILRYIEKTMETPDNGVWEFRGKQAIHSYTLMFHWAGSAAVRKVARLMNDEELAVRAEKAMNYASELLEKCYSQKKQAYAQALGSEELDASALQLITLGYFHDKPKEIALKHIEAIEKELMLSPGFLLRYKHADDFGHQKSAFLACSFWYIEALAQMGRAQEAQEILQSIIQTQNHVGLMSEDFDVETQSQWGNFPQTYSHVGLINCAFAIDKALTAPAFF
- a CDS encoding bifunctional alpha,alpha-trehalose-phosphate synthase (UDP-forming)/trehalose-phosphatase, with amino-acid sequence MSEKPKRIFISNRLPFNITADGELKRGSGGLVSALLGVSLDEPFAWFGFDTDKDEAERLQNKVREAHPHLQSYPVYISKERYEKYYDGFSNEIIWPLFHYESQLTGFIRENWEAYKEANQIMADEIVKVATDKDTIWIHDFHFLLLPKMIRERLPGVKIGFFLHIPFPSAELFRQLPVREELLSAMLHSDLIGFHEHSYLRQFTVSLKSILGLDTSFFKADLNGHTAHLGVYPISIESDAYKAKASSPEVQQKCDYYASVSNVPFTLLGVDRLDYTKGLVLKLRGLHRAFTKYPELIGKISLLQIAVPTRENVPAYMDLKKEIEQLVGSINGQFGTPEYIPVHYIFKSISEVELLALYRSSNAALVTSKRDGMNLVAMEYVMAQDLETPGSLILSEFAGASSMLSDALIVNPWDVDAIADAIKQAFEMSFEERYERLSHLQEILSRYSSTKWALAFLKDLEQITQISSKKVVDIQAPPESWPKALHKALQTRKMKVVLDYDGTVVALAKRPELATLLEETKHLLLSLHEKMEVFVISGRSKEFLESQFADMPIGLAAEHGAYFKFPGEAWQSRIASEIQAWYPQIEKVMNDYSDRVPLAWVEKKSASLVWHFRQSPADFANFQAKKLHDELQIGMANEPVSIAMGSNIVEAKAIECNKGSFLRWLLQLGNTDAGSIICIGDDRTDEDMFRALGETGFSIKVGPGITEAHYRLRNQKEVIAFLHELVIAKASIVASKHFEQRRENDATY
- the mqo gene encoding malate dehydrogenase (quinone), producing MKRLFLLLLCFSLLACSNNPPVEKSVDTILIGGGIMSATLGTLLKELDPKMSLEVFERLDAVAAESSAAMNNAGTGHSAFCELNYTPENTDGSINTKKAVDINESFEVSKQFWAYQVQQKVLPDPKIFINNVPHMSFVWGEDNVKYLRKRYDALQQEPLFRGMQYSENHDEIRQWIPLVMEGRDSTQRIAATRMDIGTDVNFGSLTKAFFEHMSTYADVKINLRHEVRDIKRNEDSTWNVIVKDLENNSYKAYKAKFVFIGAGGGALKLLQKSGIPEAKGYGGVSVGGEWLVTTNEALIERHQAKVYGKASVGSPPMSVPHLDTRVIDGKKALLFGPFATFSTKFLMNGSWWDLFKSLNASNIMPMIKAGLDNIPLTRYLIEQLLLSEDERIATLREYFPNAEKADWKLEIAGQRVQIVKKNEEKGGVLEFGTEIVGSEDGSIAALLGASPGASTAAPIMITLVERSFKGRMQTPEWQTKIKEIIPSYGKKLNSDLALLNRTREWSSKQLQLKFIKVKELPAEKKIVNR
- a CDS encoding PAS domain-containing protein, encoding MKTINFDQSNATLLIQVFQNSPSFMAFVEGSHFIFKFGNQKFFELIGHNEIIGKRVEEALPELEEQGLLDILHTVSQTKTPYKGLEVPVYFNGALGRLERFLDFTYQPILSDHGNVVGILIEGTDVTEKVLSRVALEKAKALVENERSNFRSLFKDTPHLVCILRGPEHQFEFVNEAHIRLLGFDATGMKVREAQPESVEVHGLLDDVYNTGVTTHHYEIPVTLGDRIRYFNLTYSARRDDDGRINGVMVLASEVTTHVEMRKELEASKQTLALEQHKLDAIFHVSPAAMALWVGEDMVFEKLNSEYQKIFPGRDLQGRPFLEALPELGQFGELVKNVLRTGEPFVGVEFPVPIRRTEFGPIEERYFDFTYIQIKDAHGNPYGVYDHAIDVTDRVTARKDLEAAKSEAVRANELKSAFLANMSHEIRTPLGAIMGFADLLRDPDLPYEERVNYLEVLQRNGNQLTVIINDILDLSKVEAGQMALEFLPLKPETVAHDVISLLRVNASEKGLKLGFERDPSTPAEIHSDPTRVQQILINLVSNSIKFTHSGSVSIRTFGQTENGRTVAAFEVIDTGIGIQPDQHERIFEVFVQADSSVTRKFGGTGLGLSLSRRLARVLGGDVVVKESQMGKGSTFLVTIADQPEKKKAVIPVVAPLSSTESGGESDKPLTGIKVLVVDDTPDNQRLIKHFLRRAGANSDVVDNGLVAQAKALEGDYDIILMDIQMPEMDGYTATQQLREKGYKKPIIALTAHAMAEVRRKCLSVGYTDHLTKPINSADLVSMVHHYVRA